The genomic window ATCAATTGATCAATGATACAATATCTTTCTATCCTGACCGTTCAATAAGTTTGTGATAATTGATATGAAGGGAGAATCGGTCCCGTTTTTCGTGTTCATGAAAAGCATAATGCCGGCGATATTAGCGTATGTTAAACACACGAGCTTATTAGACTCGACACGGTCATAAGTTTTTAGGTCACTGTATCTTTTCAGGATAAGGGACCGTGTTCTTCCACGTGTTATCGAACATGGTCTTCATCATGCGGGCCAGGTCTTCCTGGTTTATCCAGATGCCCATCTCCTTGCCGGTAGACTTGAAGTCATCCTCGGGATATTCCGCAAAAAGGACCTCTATGTCGTCCACAAGCACGAACCGGATATATGGCAGCGTATCAATGCACCTGAGATCCACCAGGCGGGACAGCTTCAGGGCAATGTCGTTGACCTCGGGCGTGACCGGAGCAATAAAGCGGACTTTTACGTCCCTGTTCCTGAACTCGGACGCCTTGTCGCTAAAATATTTATAAAACCGTACAATACCGTTCGCCGTGGTCATTATGTCGCAGCCGTTATCGCACCTCGAGAACATCTCGTCGACCAGCTTATAGATATTTTGCCTGCCATAGTACAGGAGAACGCTTGCCTGATCGTTCGAGGGTATCGCCTCTTTTGGCCTGATATCGGAAAGAAGCCTCTCCCTGGCCATGTGGAGGTTGCTCATCTCCTTTTCCCTCTCCTCTATCAGGATATCCAGGCCTTCGTCGAGCGGCACCGCCCTGTACCTGTTGATAGCCTCCGGTATTATCGTCACGAGCCCTCTGTTCTGGAGCCCTTTCAGGACAGAATACGTGTGTGGGCGCGGCAGGCCTGATATGTTCGAGACCTTGCTGGCCTCCATCGCACCCCTGGTGACAAGGGTGAGAAAGACCTTTGCCTCATATTCCGTAAGCCCGAACATCGTTAATGTCGATATTGTCTTTTCGTCGAACTGCTGGTTCATATGGCTACGTACAAACATGTTATACGTCTATATATAGATTTATTCCAACCTTTCGATTGGAATTATATACCAACTGGAGGGTAGAAGATGCTGGGTATTAATGACACCTGGATATTAATGGGTTACATACTTACGATCGGTTTTACGCTGGCCTGCATCCTGTACGGTCTGCTTAACTGGAATAAAGGCGGGGATGAGCATGGCAGTTGATACGCTCACGTTCACAGCCGTTACCATAATTTACCTCATAGCTTTAATGGCCCTGGCATACATGGGCTATAAGAAGACTAAGGAAGCCGAAGATTTCATGCTCGCCGGCAGAAAGGTACACCCTGCACTTATTGCCTTGTCCTACGGGGCGACGTTCATAAGCACGTCGGCTATCGTCGGGTTCGGCGGTACGGCAGCGTATTTCGGCATGGGCCTGATATGGCTTACGGTGCTTAATATCGGCATAGGTATATTGCTCGCTTTCGTCGTGTTCGGGAAGAAGACACGTGAGATCGGCAGTAAATTAAAAGCAGTGACTTTCCCCGACCTTATGGGAAAGATATTCAAGTCCAGGTTCATGCAATATGCAAGCGGACTGATAATCGTCGTCGGAATGCCGCTTTACGCCTCAGCCGTACTTATCGGCGGCGCAAGGTTCATAGAGACGACCTTTAACATATCCTACACTACGGCATTACTGGGTTTTGCCATTATCACCGCAGTGTACGTCATTACCGGCGGACTGCTCGCTGTCATCTATACCGATACCTTACAGGGCATCATCATGCTCGTCGGCATGACGATCCTGATCGCTTTCCTGTATGTCAACCTCGGGGGCATCACACAGGCTAACGAAGCCCTTACGGAAATGGCCGGGCTCGTACCTTCAAGCCTTGCCGCCACCGGTCATACCGGGTGGACATCGATGCCATCCGCAGGCTCGCCGATATGGTATACTCTGGTCACGACCATCATACTCGGGGTCGGAATAGGCGTCCTGGCCCAGCCTCAGCTTGTAGTGCGCTTCATGACGGCCAAAGATGACCGGTCGCTCAACAGGGCAGTGCCCATAGGCGGCGTCTTCATACTCATGATGACCGGAGTGGTGTTCACTGTCGGAGCGCTGACGAACGTATACTTCTACCAAAAGACCGGGATGCTGGCATTTGATGCCGCAGGGAAGAACCTCGACTCTATCATTCCCGCATATATCAACGCCGCGATGCCGGACTGGTTCGTCATCCTGTTCATGCTCACGCTCCTTGCGGCGGCAATGTCCACGCTCAGCGCGTTATTCCATACTATGGGCACGGCGCTCGGCAACGATCTTCTGAGCCGCGCGAAAAATTACAGGCTTACGTTATGGAAGAACAGGGCCGGCGTCACGTTCATGATCATCGTCAGCATCATACTGGCTTTCATTATGCCCGGAAGCATCATCGCCAGGGCCACTGCAATGTTCATGGGACTATGCGCCTCTGCTTTCCTCCCTGCTTTCACACACGGCCTGTTCAGTAAAAACCCGTCCAAGAGGGCAGCCATCACCAGCCTGGTCGTCGGTTCCGGTGCCTGGTCCCTGTGGACAGCATTCGTACACATAAAAGAATCAGAAGCTCTCGGGCTATGTCAGATACTCTTCGGAAAGGCCGCGCTGCTCGGTTCTCCCTGGACTGTTGTAGACCCGCTGATAATAGCGCTGCCACTCGCAGCTATGTCACTTGCCGTAGTATGGGCGCTTGATAGCTACGTTTGGACGAAAAAAGAAAGCGGCTCCAAAGAGCCTGCCATATAAGAAGATAACCTGTCTTCATCCCGGGGCATGCCTGATCATGGGCATGCTCCTGCTTTTATTTTTTTAATACGGCCTCTGCATACTGTATGCCCACGCCGTAAGCTCCGGCATGCTCTTTTGCCACCTTCAGGACTTCGTCATAAGTCTCCTGTCGCGCCCAATCCCTCTGTAGTTCCAGCAGCACCTGCAGCCAGGTCACCGGCACCGCACCTGCCTGTATCATCCGATGCATCGCCATGTCATGTGCCACTTCGCTTACGTCTCCGCATGCGTCCGCTACCACATACACCTCGTACCCGGCCTCAAGCGCATTGATGGCGGGCAGGGCGACGCATATCTCGGTCCATAGTCCCGCTATGAGCAACTTTTTTCTGCCCGACATTTTAATGGAATCCACGACATCTTCGTCTTCCATAAAATTCATGTTCGTACGGTCTATGGGTTTCACGTCCGGGAAAACCTCCTGCAACTGTGAGAACATCGGGCCGCTGAAGCTTTTTTCTGCTACTGTCGTCAGGATCGTGGGTATCCTGAATATTTTGGCGGACCTGGCGAGCCCGACTGCGTTGTTGATCAATAGCTGGTCGTCTATCGAGTTTACCGCGAATGCCATCTGGGGCTGAAAATCGACAAGGATAAGCATGCAATTATCAGGGGTCAGCAGCCCGTGTATCTTTCCTTTCATAACATCCTCCTCTATATGGGCTACCATCTATGTTTTTAAATTTCTTTACAATATATGTTACAGAAAAAAATACCTATGAATTAAAAAGTTCACAGGACCCGGTAAATCGTCACGTTTTCATTACAGTAGAGCTTTTCAAAATAGCCTGTATCATCGAACTTTGTGAAGTTTATTTCACTGCAAGGAACACGCCATCCAGTATAAAGCGCCCGCGAAGGGACAAATATATAGTTCGCGTTCTCCGATCTGGCCAGCATGTTAGCCCGCCCGGCGCTATCTGTCTTATATATCTCCGTAGTGTTTGCCATTTTTCCTACGGGGTCCGGCGCATTGGCCCAATCTCCACCGACCGATGAGGCTCTCGTCGTCATACCCATTATCAGCTCGGCGCTAAATATGTCCGCGATAAATTTTTCCGACCTGTCAGTGTTGTTCAGTATCCATTCAGTTGACCTGAACTCGCCCTCTGAAACGATCCGGTTATAATGCAGGTCGGCCTGGTACTTTATCTCCGGCAGCGGCAGGCCCATATTATCCCTGCTTTCTTCCGGCAGCCTGGACAGTATCCGCCCGACCTCGTCATCGATAATGTCGGGCAGGTATTTTCTGGCCTCGTCAAGGCTTGTTTGTAGACTTAAAAAGTATCCGAAGTATATCATGACAAGGAACATCGCCAGCACTGCTGCTGTCCTTACGCGGTCCTTTCCGGCCTTATCCATATCAGAGCGGCTTATGTTTACACTATACTTAAATCTTGCCTGTCAGGCAGGGTCCTGAAATAACGGTCCATAAATTATTTGTCTATACTGTTTGATGCTCAAGCCTGAGGTGTGCATACCCTTGAAAACATATATTATATTTGAGCGATACTTATGGCATTGAGGTCACAGGATGCCCGCTAAAAAAGATGCCTTCCATAAATGTATCCGGAATGGTATCGACTTACTGGACCTTCAATTCATTATCGGAGAAAATTAAATAATATAATCTGGCCGTATATTTTATGGGATGTATAGTTATGGAGCGCGACTATTACACGATGGACGATTTTTCTTTTGATGGAAAGACTGTGCTGCTTAGAGTGGAGTTTAATTCACCAATGGGCCCTAAAGGCGAGATACTCGACGATAAGAGGATCAGGGAAAGTCTGCCGACCATAAAGGGACTGGAAGACTCGAAGCTGGTGCTTCTTGCCCACCAGAGCAGGCCCGGGAAAAAGGATTTCACCACCATGGAAGAGCACGCCAGGCGCCTCCAGAAGTACGTAAAACAAAACGTAAGGTACGTGGACGACATTTTTGGCTGGAACGCCAGGTCTCATATCATGAACATGGAAAAGGGCGACGTCCTGATGCTTGAGAACGTCAGGTTTTATTCCGAAGAGACGCTGGAGCAAAGCCCTGAAGCCCACTCAAAGACACATCTCGTTAAAAAACTTGCACCTGTCGCGCAGATCTTCCTGAACGATGCCTTTGGCGCTTCCCACCGGTCCCAGTGTTCGCTGGTCGGCTTCACTCCCGTGCTGCCGTCAGGCGCCGGCAGGCTGATGGAAAAGGAGATAGATTCCCTCAACGAAGCGCTGACGGGAGGAGGGGAGACGATATACGTCCTCGGCGGCGCCAAGGTGGACGACAGCATAAGCGTCACAAAGAACGTGCTCGAGAAAAAGATCGCGAGCAAGGTCCTGGTCACAGGGGTCGTAGCGAACGTGTTCATGGCCGCGAGCGGCATAAGGATAGGAAAGCCTAACATGGACTTCCTGGAGAAAAACGATTATATCGGCCAGATCGACCTGGCAAAGACCATTCTTAAGGCTTTTGACGGCAAGGTCGTATTGCCGTCGGATGTAGCGATAAACAAGGACGGAAAGCGCGAGGAGATAAACGTCATGGATCTGCCGACGGACTATCTTATATCCGACATAGGGCAGGCGACAATACTGAGCTTCTCCGACATGATAAGGCATGCGGATAAGGTCATCATCAACGGCCCCTCCGGCATATTCGAGAACCCGGAGTTCAGCGCCGGCACGAACGACATACTGATGGCCGCCACCAGGGCGAAATTCTCCGTGATAGGCGGAGGCCACAGCTCTGCGGCAGTGGAGCAGCTTGGCATCGAGGACCGGATCTCGCATGTTTCTACGGGCGGCGGGGCCTGCATAGACTTCCTGTCGGGCAAGAACATGCCGGCGATAGAGGCATTAAAGGCTGCAAAGGCAAGGATACAAAAATAAGCGTGTTAACCGGCCGTAAGGCCTTAATTTTTCTATTTGCTGGCTTATCGATCTTTGAAGTATCTTTGTAATATCAGGATAACGTATTTTCATTATTTATAAAAAGTGTATTTCGTCCCGAATGCCAGGCTTTTTACCATTATTATGCAATGGTATGCCGGCAGAATTTGCCGGTCAAAAAAGAAAAGCCTAATAAGCGTTCGCGTCTTGTTAATATACATTTGAGATGATAACATGACCAGCGATGTGTTTTTCGCGAGCTTCAGGGCAAGGTCGCCGGGAGAGAACAAGCTAAGCAAGATAAAAAAGCTATTTTCGGAGTCGGGTTTCAACGAGCTGATCGATGAGGATGATCTCACGGCCATCAAGGTCCATTTTGGCGAGGCCGGTAACGATACATTTGTAAGCCCCATCTTTATCAGGCCGGTAGTAGACAGGGTGAAGAGAAACATGGGAAAGCCGTTCGTGACCGATACGGCCACTCTCTATAACGGATACAGGCGGAACGCGGTCGACCATGTCACCACGGCAATAACTCACGGGTTCGGCTTTTCGGTGCTGGACGCGCCGGTGATAATCGCGGACGGTCTCACCGGCAATGACCATGTGGAAGTGGAGATAGAAAAAGGGCACTTTAAGACTGTCAGGATCGCCAGTGGTATCCATGAGGCAGATAGCATGATCGTCATGTCCCACTTTAAAGGGCACTGTATGGCAGGGTTCGGAGGCGCCATTAAGAACCTGGCCATGGGATGCGCTCCACCCGCAGGAAAACTTGAGCAGCATTGCGCGAAGGCCATGGTCGATACGGACAAGTGCATAGGGTGCGGGAAGTGCTCGAAGGCATGCGAATACTACGCCATACACATCGTAGACAAAAAGTCAAGGGTCGATGAAGAAAAATGCATATCCTGCGGGGAGTGTGCCGCAGCATGCCCCGAGTACGCCATAGACTTCGACTGGGAGAAGGATGTGCCCGTATTCATCGAAAAAATGGTGGAATACGCTTATGGGGCGGTAAAGGATAAAAAGGGAAAAGCAGGCTATATCAACTTCCTGATGAACATTACGCCTGACTGTGACTGCGCCCCGTTCAGTGATACGCCCATTGTTCCGGACATAGGCATACTTGCATCAAAGGACCCTGTGGCGATAGACAAAGCCAGCGTTGACCTTGTTAATAAGCAGATAGGCATTCAGGCATCGATGCTTGCCTGTAACCTTGAGGAAGGAAAGGACAAGTTCAGGGGACTGTGGGATAACGTGGATGGCAACAGACAGCTTGTGTACGGGGAAAAGATCGGTCTCGGCAGCACAGATTACCGACTGATAGAGATCTAAAAAACGCATATTTTTTAGGATTAAGCCCTTTATTGCTCGGGAGCGAGTTTTTCAAGGCCTCTCGGGCAGAACCCCAGCGCGAGCCATTCGCATCCGCGGCAGATGTCCTTGAAATCTTCGGGTCTTATCTTTTCTTTGATCAACGTGTACAGGTCTTTGGCTTTGAACCTGTCTCCCGGTTTTATGCCAAGCTTGTTCATGACCCTGCGGTCCATCTCTTTCACCGTAGAGTCAAGCTTAAGGCCGCCTTTGAAGCAATCCTCTCCCTGGGCGTTAGGGCATGCAAGGCAAATAACGTCGCAGCTATCAACTACTTCGATCTCCATGTCCGGGTTCTGGTCTATCATGCGTTTTACCTTATAAAAGTTTTTTATGAACTCCGCGGTGTAACCTACGCCCTGAAAGCCCAGCATACATAAAAGATGATGGGCGCGAAGCGGTATACCTTTGAAATCCCCGGCATTTGCCTTTTTTACCATGTCCTGTTAAATATATATTAATACGTTATAAACATTTTGAATTCAAACTACTTTGAACTTCTTTTTATCAATTTCCAAGCAGATAACTTTTTTATTATAATGCGGATAACAAACTTATATTGACATATAATTGAGGTGATCTTTTTTACATCCGACCTGACACCACTGCTCAAGCCCCGCACTATCGCGGTGATAGGCGCCTCCGGGAACGAGTCCAAATGGGGATATAAGGTTTTCCACAATATCATCAGTAACAGGTATAAAGGCAAAGCATACCCCGTAAACCCTTCGGCTGACGAAATTTTAGGAAATAAGTGCTATCGGTCGATAGGCGACGTGCCTGACGAGATCGACCTTGCTGTCATCATAGTGCCCGCCCCGGTAGCCCTGAAAGTCGTCGATGAGTGCGGAGAAAAAGGCGTAAAGACATTATGTGTCATAACGGCAGGATTTAGCGAAGTGGGACCTGAAGGCGCAAAACTGGAAAAGATACTTAAAGAGAAAGTGAAGGGCTACGGCATGAGGATGCTCGGCCCCAATACGATGGGTTTTGTAAACCGGAGCATAGGGCTGAACGCAAGCATCGTTCCGCGGATGCCGTACAGGGGAGAGATCTCTTTTATAAGCCAGAGCGGGGCTCTCGGGCTCGCTCTTGCAGACTGGGCTCTCGGGTCTCAGCTGGGGCTTAACTGCATCATAAGCACGGGAAACAAGGCCGACATATCCGAGGCCGACCTGCTTGAGTTTTTCGAGGAAGATGCCGATACATGGACCATAGCGATGTACATCGAAGGGCTAAAGGACGGCAGAAAGTTCATGAATTCCGCGCTAAAGGTCAAAAAGCCAATGCTCGCCATAAAGTCGGGCGTCAGCCAGGCCGGAGCACGGGCGGCAGCATCGCATACCGGCAGCCTGGCCGGTTCGGACTCGGTATATGACGCGGCATTCAGGCAAAGCGGCGTCATACGCGTGGAAGGCGTGGAAGGTATGTTCGATGCCGCAATGGCGCTGTCGACGCAGCCCCGCCCGAAAGGCAACAGGGTGGCCATACTGTCTAATGGAGGGGGAGCCGCAATAATGGCAAGCGACGCCTGTGAGCGAAGGGGCATGAAAGTCCCGCCGCTCAATAAATATACAAGCGCGGGCATCGCGAGACTGCTTCCGGCTTTCGCTTCGGTCAAAAACCCTGTCGATACTGTAGCAATGTCTGATTATGAGCTCTACAGGGAATCTCTGAAGATCCTGATAAACGATGACGACATAGACTGTGTCATGGTCATTTATGCGCACGGCGGATTTACCGACGCCATGGAGCCTGCAAATGCGGTAGTGGACGCGCTGAAGGAGAAATATCCTAAACCTCTCGTCGCCTGCTGGATGGGCGGGGAAGATATAGAGAGCGTTGCCAGGATGTTCAGGAAAAACCGCGTGCCTTATTATCCCGTTCCTGAAAGGGCCGCCGAGTCGCTCCGGTGCCTTATCGACTATAATAATTTCTTAACCGCGAGGTCTAAAAATGATGCTGGATGAACTTAAAGCAAAGTCGCTGCTAGGGGATTTTGATATTCCCGTGAACGATGGCCGTGAAGTGCTTGACGTGGACGATGCGGTGAAGGCAGCCGGCAGCATCGGGTTCCCGGTGGCGATGAAAGTGTTATCCCAAAAGATCTCGCATAAGAGCGACCTGGGCCTTGTCAGGCTGGACATAAGCTCCTCGGAAGGCGTCAGGGATGCCTACGAACATATCCTATCAAAGGCAAAAAGTATCGATCCCGGGGCAAGGGTAGTCGTAGAGACCATGGCGCCTGACGGTACTGAGGTCATCGTCGGCGCAAAAAGAGACCCTCAGTTCGGCCCTGTCATACTTTTCGGGCTCGGAGGCATCTTTGTGGAAGTATTCAAGGATGTTTCCCTGAGAGTAGCACCTGTGAACAAAAAAATGGCAATGAACATGATCGGCGGGATCAAAGGATACGTCATACTTAAAGGATACAGGGGAAAAAACGGCGTAGACATTGACGCCCTGGCTGACATAATAGTCAAAGTGTCCGATCTCATGATGTCAAGGAAAGATGTCCAGGAACTGGACGCTAATCCGGTCATCGCATATGAAAAGGGTGCTGTCGCGGTCGATGCTCGCGTCCTTTTAAAAGATTAGCTATGATGTCAGCGGCGGTACACCGGGGCCGGCGCATCAAACGGCGCCCCTGCGGCCTTTTCATACTGTCGGGGATCTTTTATACCGTAGCAGCGCGACTCCATCGCTATAGCTACCCTGTCAGCCCTGTTAGATAACGCATATAATAATGGGACCGTTATCGATAATATTCCCTTTAACGCATTGACCGGTCCTTTAAAGCTCACGCCCCTGGATTCCTGGGCCATCCTTATCGATTGATACTCGGAGTATATCACCGGCAGAAATGTGATCGCCAGCATCATCATCGTCGCTATGTCCCTGCCTATCTCTGTCTTAGTGACCCTGCTCAGCGGCCTTAACGATCTCTCGACGGTATCTGCGAACTCTGTCTCCGACGTTGTTATGGTGACCACGGATCCTGCCAGGTACAGCAGTATCATCCTCGCCGCCGAGGCCGCGGCAAGCTCCGCGCCTGTCGAAGTTATATCGACGATCCAAAAAGACGCAAGGACATCGCCGCCTTCTACAAGCACTGCCTGTGCTATCGATATGACGGCTATCACCGGTATCGCGGGTAAAAACAGCCTTAGCAAACTGTTGATATTCACCCTGAGCGCGAGCATCGATATGATGGTCACGGCGAACAGTATGGCGAATTCATACGCCCCTGAGAGCATGACTGTCAGTATGCCGAAAATAGCCAGAGCGAATATCTTCGTACCCGCGGATATCTTCATTTTCCCGCCCTCCCAGTTATCTGTGCGAAAATATTGTCGGCCAATTTTTCAGGAGTAAAGGCATTTCCGGGTTCGAGCCCCATTTTTTCAAGTTTTCGGGACAGAAGGACTGTATCAGGCAGCGGTAAGCCCATAGATTCAAGGCTATCATATCTCACAAGGCTATCGGGCATATCATCTGCGATAATGCTTCCGGAGTCCATTACTATGGCACGGCTGCAAGCCCCGAGCATATGGGCAAGGCCGTGGGACGCGACAACTATGGTCATACCTTTATCGTTGAGGCTCATTAAAGTCCTCAACACCTGCTTCTTTCCCTTAAGGTCAAGCCCTGCAGTAGGCTCATCGAGAAACAGGTATTCGGGCTCCGTGGCTATAACGCATGCGATGGCGGCAAGTCTTTTCTGGCCGTGGCTAAGCTCCTTCGGTGATATGTCCAGCGATCTTTCATCAAGTCCCACTGAAGCTATAGACCTCAAGACCTTTTCGCCAATCAGACTTTTATCGACTCCCATGTTCTTGATGCCGAAAGCCACGTCATCGTACAATGTCCTTTCGAAGAGCGCCCGCTCCGGGAACTGGACTGCGAAAGCTACCTTGCGGCGGCATCTTTCGGGAGATACCCCGTTGATCGTCACCGACCCTTTTTTAGGCTTTAAAAATCCTGCCATGCATTTTAATAGGGTGGTTTTTCCCGAGCCGTTACGGCCTGCGACCATTACGAACTCGCCATTGCCTATCTTAAGCGTCACGTTGTTCAGGGCGCGGGCTTCGCCGGGCTCGCCGGGGCTATACATATGTGTTACACCCTTTAGCTCCAGTGGCAAATCTCTCTCACCGCCCCTTCAACGCTCCAAAGGTCGCCTGTGTCCGCTCCGAGCTTTTTCAGCCTTTTGGAGAACCTTAACATCTGGGGCACGTCTACGCCTATACTTTCAAGTTCTTCATGCCGGGAAAATATCTCCTCCGGAGTTCCCCGCATGGCTATTTTACCGTTATCCACGACGAAGATCTCATCGGCCAGCAAAGCCTCTGCAGGGTCGTGCGTTACAAGAACGATCCCTCTGTATCCGCTCTTTAATTTCCCGATGATTTCCCTTACCAGCCCGGTCCCTTCGCCGTCAAGGAGCGATGTGGGCTCGTCCATGGCTATATATGAGGGGTTCATTGCAAGGACTCCTGCGATCGATAAAAGCTGCTTTTGCCCGCCGGAAAGGTCATGAACGCTCTTATCGGCCATTTTCTCAAGCCCTACAAGACTGAGAGATTCTATTGCCACGGCAAGGGATTCAAATGATGAAAACCCGAGGTTCTTTGGACCGAACGCCACGTCGTCCAGGACTTTTCTGGATACCAGCTGGTCCTCGGGATCCTGAAATACCATCCCAACTTGACGCCTCGCATAATACATATCGTCCCTGGTATTGATGCCGTCCACAAGGCAATCCCCGGAGCCCGGCAATAAAAGGCCGTTCATCAGCCTTATCATCGTGCTTTTTCCCGAGGCGTTAGGTCCCATGATCGCGATGACCTTCCCCTTCTTTATTTCAAGAGAAACGTCCTTCAGGACCTCTTTGCTCCCGTAAGAAACTGAAACATTTTTAAGCTCTATCAAATCCGGACCTCTTTTAATCGCTAAGTCTGAACCTGGTGGCGATATATGCTGCCACTAACACCTTGATAATGTCTCCCGGTATGAAGGGCAACACTCCGACCAGCAGCGCTGTGTCAGGGGCCATATGCGCGACCAGCATGAGCTGTGCGGCTCCGCATATGTATATCATCAGCGTCCCGAGAGACATGGCAATTAAGTACTGCATGTAGCCGGGTTTTTGATATTTTTTAATGATCATCCCGATCAATATGGCGCATAAAACGAACCCTATGAGGTAACCGCCGGTAGGCCCGATAAGGACTCCAAGGCCCGACTGTCCTCTTGAAAAGACCGGGAGGCCGACAAGTCCCAGCAATATGTATACTATCATGGACAGCCCGCCGAAATACGATCCGAGCACGCCTCCTGCAAGTATGACGAAAAAAGTCTGCAATGTCAGCGGAATGATGCCCAGCGGTATGGTTATCCACGCACCAACGGCCGTAAGCGCGGCGAACAGAGATGCATAGACCATTTTATTGACATAGCTTCTTTCAGGGACGCCCTGCATAAATTGTAAACCTCAAAAAATAGAAGGTTTACAAATATTTAAAACTTGCCAGAGTATCAACACGTTGACTATGCCTGTATCACTCCGGTATCTTGCCTGATGACAAATTCATATCTTAGATCTCAGCAGGAAATAAGCCACTATGGCGAGCATGAATATCGAAGAGCCTACTAGTATGATGATACCGTTCATGTTATCATTGTCAGGCGGGGGTGTAGGCGTAACCGTTGGCGATGGTGTCGGTGTCGCTGTCGGTGTAGGCACTATTGTCGGCGTGGGCAATGGCACGGCATTCGCAGGGCTTATCTTAGAGAGCACTGGAGTATACTTATCCTCCCTTCCGGAATCGCCCAGCTGTCCGTACTGGTTATTTCCCCATGCGAGCACGGAACCATCATCTCTCAGCGCCAGGCAGTGCGAGGGCCCTGCTGATATCATTTTGACATTATAGAGGCCGTATATCATCGATGGAGCGCTTACCGGGACATTACTTAGCTCTCCGTTCCCGAGCTGCCCGTATTCATTATTACCCCATGCCCATACCGATCCGTCTCTCTTCACGGCTACAGAATATGAGCCGCCCGAGGCTATCAGCTTCACGTTATCCAGCCCGCTGATCTTTACTGGCGTTAAACTACGCTCTGTGCTGTCATTGCCAGGCTGTACCTGAGCGTTACTTCCCCATGCCCATACCTGGCCGTTCTTATCGAGCGCGAGGGAGCAGGTGTAACCGGCTGATAACGAATCCGCCGCCAGCAGATCAGTAACGCTTACCGGGTCAATGCTGTTCAGTGTCGTGCCATCGCCAAGCTGGCCTTCCTTGTTTTGACCGAGGGCGTATACCCCCCTCATTTTGTTAGCCGCCAGTAAATGATGGCTTCCTGCAGCGATACTGTTTATCAGGTCCAGGTCCTCTATCATGACCGGGCCCTTAAGGCTTTCATTCTTCGCGTCGACAGCCTTTCCTAAAAAGTTATAGCCCCATGTCCATACAGTCCCGTCATATTTTAGGGCTATGACGCTCTCGTTCATGACCACTATATCCCTGACGGACGTCAAACCGGCTACCTGTACAGGAACATCGCTTTCAACGCACGTCCCGTCGCCAAGCTGGCCATAACGGTTATTTCCCCAGCCCCATACGGTGCCGT from Methanooceanicella nereidis includes these protein-coding regions:
- a CDS encoding DUF1284 domain-containing protein, producing MVKKANAGDFKGIPLRAHHLLCMLGFQGVGYTAEFIKNFYKVKRMIDQNPDMEIEVVDSCDVICLACPNAQGEDCFKGGLKLDSTVKEMDRRVMNKLGIKPGDRFKAKDLYTLIKEKIRPEDFKDICRGCEWLALGFCPRGLEKLAPEQ
- a CDS encoding sodium:solute symporter family protein, with amino-acid sequence MAVDTLTFTAVTIIYLIALMALAYMGYKKTKEAEDFMLAGRKVHPALIALSYGATFISTSAIVGFGGTAAYFGMGLIWLTVLNIGIGILLAFVVFGKKTREIGSKLKAVTFPDLMGKIFKSRFMQYASGLIIVVGMPLYASAVLIGGARFIETTFNISYTTALLGFAIITAVYVITGGLLAVIYTDTLQGIIMLVGMTILIAFLYVNLGGITQANEALTEMAGLVPSSLAATGHTGWTSMPSAGSPIWYTLVTTIILGVGIGVLAQPQLVVRFMTAKDDRSLNRAVPIGGVFILMMTGVVFTVGALTNVYFYQKTGMLAFDAAGKNLDSIIPAYINAAMPDWFVILFMLTLLAAAMSTLSALFHTMGTALGNDLLSRAKNYRLTLWKNRAGVTFMIIVSIILAFIMPGSIIARATAMFMGLCASAFLPAFTHGLFSKNPSKRAAITSLVVGSGAWSLWTAFVHIKESEALGLCQILFGKAALLGSPWTVVDPLIIALPLAAMSLAVVWALDSYVWTKKESGSKEPAI
- a CDS encoding symporter small accessory protein: MLGINDTWILMGYILTIGFTLACILYGLLNWNKGGDEHGS
- a CDS encoding hydrolase, with translation MKGKIHGLLTPDNCMLILVDFQPQMAFAVNSIDDQLLINNAVGLARSAKIFRIPTILTTVAEKSFSGPMFSQLQEVFPDVKPIDRTNMNFMEDEDVVDSIKMSGRKKLLIAGLWTEICVALPAINALEAGYEVYVVADACGDVSEVAHDMAMHRMIQAGAVPVTWLQVLLELQRDWARQETYDEVLKVAKEHAGAYGVGIQYAEAVLKK
- a CDS encoding phosphoglycerate kinase, with product MGCIVMERDYYTMDDFSFDGKTVLLRVEFNSPMGPKGEILDDKRIRESLPTIKGLEDSKLVLLAHQSRPGKKDFTTMEEHARRLQKYVKQNVRYVDDIFGWNARSHIMNMEKGDVLMLENVRFYSEETLEQSPEAHSKTHLVKKLAPVAQIFLNDAFGASHRSQCSLVGFTPVLPSGAGRLMEKEIDSLNEALTGGGETIYVLGGAKVDDSISVTKNVLEKKIASKVLVTGVVANVFMAASGIRIGKPNMDFLEKNDYIGQIDLAKTILKAFDGKVVLPSDVAINKDGKREEINVMDLPTDYLISDIGQATILSFSDMIRHADKVIINGPSGIFENPEFSAGTNDILMAATRAKFSVIGGGHSSAAVEQLGIEDRISHVSTGGGACIDFLSGKNMPAIEALKAAKARIQK
- a CDS encoding TrmB family transcriptional regulator; its protein translation is MFVRSHMNQQFDEKTISTLTMFGLTEYEAKVFLTLVTRGAMEASKVSNISGLPRPHTYSVLKGLQNRGLVTIIPEAINRYRAVPLDEGLDILIEEREKEMSNLHMARERLLSDIRPKEAIPSNDQASVLLYYGRQNIYKLVDEMFSRCDNGCDIMTTANGIVRFYKYFSDKASEFRNRDVKVRFIAPVTPEVNDIALKLSRLVDLRCIDTLPYIRFVLVDDIEVLFAEYPEDDFKSTGKEMGIWINQEDLARMMKTMFDNTWKNTVPYPEKIQ
- a CDS encoding DUF362 domain-containing protein codes for the protein MTSDVFFASFRARSPGENKLSKIKKLFSESGFNELIDEDDLTAIKVHFGEAGNDTFVSPIFIRPVVDRVKRNMGKPFVTDTATLYNGYRRNAVDHVTTAITHGFGFSVLDAPVIIADGLTGNDHVEVEIEKGHFKTVRIASGIHEADSMIVMSHFKGHCMAGFGGAIKNLAMGCAPPAGKLEQHCAKAMVDTDKCIGCGKCSKACEYYAIHIVDKKSRVDEEKCISCGECAAACPEYAIDFDWEKDVPVFIEKMVEYAYGAVKDKKGKAGYINFLMNITPDCDCAPFSDTPIVPDIGILASKDPVAIDKASVDLVNKQIGIQASMLACNLEEGKDKFRGLWDNVDGNRQLVYGEKIGLGSTDYRLIEI